The Takifugu rubripes chromosome 16, fTakRub1.2, whole genome shotgun sequence genome contains the following window.
TTCCTACATGGTGTCAATAAATGAAAATAGCCATTCACCTCTGTTATGTTGTCTTTTGCCTCTTGTCAGGTTGCAAGATGAACAATATCAGTGTGGTTTACACACCATGGGCCAACCTGAAGAAAACTGGAGACATGGACATAGGACAGATCGGCTTTCATCGTCAGAAAGAGGTCAGTGACAGATTATTCCAGAGCTTTAACTTGTTATGAGACTGAGTGAAGTTGATCTCTATTATTTTGTCTTTAATGTGCAGGTGAAGACCATGGCAGTAGAGAAGAAGATTAATGAGATTGTAAACCGTCTGGAGaaaaccaaagcagaacacTACCCTGACTTGGCTGCTGAGAAGGAGTccagggacacagaggagagaaatgagaaGAAAGCACAACTCCAAGaacaaaaaaggagagaaaaggaggagcagaaaaggaaaaaagagatggaggaactcaggtaggttagggttaggtctcATCATTTTAGAAGCTAAACATTGGTTTCTAAATTTAAACACAGTTGCAACccggttagggttaccactgctGTTTGTGTGCTGTCTGTAAAATTATAGAACCCACTTTTACCCAATTTTCTTGAATTTTCTCTCAATAGAAACTATTCTTctctgatgaagacagaaaataTGAAGTCTAATCAGGTAAGACAGATAGGAGAGACAGGAGATTTTTATGATAAAAtcatcaaaaagaaaaaaatgtgtctaTTGTTTCTCAAAGGTGTACTactctttttcttttgaagGATGGGTATGATTCAGATGACTTTATGTGAGAAGAAAACACCAGAATGGAAGCAGACAGTATCCTCTTTCATCAAAAATCTGCTGTCAGGATTCTCTTCTGCTGTCCTATATTTTAAGGCTGAATGGACAGAACAACAATGTCAACTTAGCCTGCACACCAACTGGTTGGAGATGCTACTTCTGTCAAGCAATGCTGGACAAAAATAGTGTTTCATCTGATGGAAATTCATAATATAAATAATACATGTGCAAGGTTGATCTAAATCATGCACATGAACCTGTAAAGCAGAACAATGTTCTCCATCCTTTTTCACTATTTTTCACTGCTTGTTCTGTGGATGGATAATTAATTGTCCAGATTAAATTTGTGCTGTACAAgactgcttgttttttttagtttttctcatCCTGCAAGTTTATTTTAGCAAAATAACACAAAGGCATGAATGGCTCAATTTTTATATACTTGTGACAGAATAGATTGAATCACAGTTTTTTCAAGTTTCTGATTCGATCTATCacaaagtattaaaaaaaaccctggtgggtcgctcctcttcctgttgccctggagggccgctcctgttcccaagcttcctgttttcctggagggccgctcctgttcctgttcctggtctcctggaggaccgctcctgatCCCCTGGCAgcctaggaggactgcctctg
Protein-coding sequences here:
- the ccdc25 gene encoding coiled-coil domain-containing protein 25 isoform X3; the protein is MVFYFTSAVVDPPYTIYMGKDKYENEDLIKYGWLEDIWFHVDKLSSAHVYLRLPKGQTINDIPPEVLIDCAQLVKNNSIQGCKMNNISVVYTPWANLKKTGDMDIGQIGFHRQKEVKTMAVEKKINEIVNRLEKTKAEHYPDLAAEKESRDTEERNEKKAQLQEQKRREKEEQKRKKEMEELRNYSSLMKTENMKSNQVYYSFSFEGWV
- the ccdc25 gene encoding coiled-coil domain-containing protein 25 isoform X1, with the translated sequence MHLKWCFISQVPVSVVDPPYTIYMGKDKYENEDLIKYGWLEDIWFHVDKLSSAHVYLRLPKGQTINDIPPEVLIDCAQLVKNNSIQGCKMNNISVVYTPWANLKKTGDMDIGQIGFHRQKEVKTMAVEKKINEIVNRLEKTKAEHYPDLAAEKESRDTEERNEKKAQLQEQKRREKEEQKRKKEMEELRNYSSLMKTENMKSNQVYYSFSFEGWV
- the ccdc25 gene encoding coiled-coil domain-containing protein 25 isoform X4; amino-acid sequence: MVFYFTSAVVDPPYTIYMGKDKYENEDLIKYGWLEDIWFHVDKLSSAHVYLRLPKGQTINDIPPEVLIDCAQLVKNNSIQGCKMNNISVVYTPWANLKKTGDMDIGQIGFHRQKEVKTMAVEKKINEIVNRLEKTKAEHYPDLAAEKESRDTEERNEKKAQLQEQKRREKEEQKRKKEMEELRNYSSLMKTENMKSNQDGYDSDDFM
- the ccdc25 gene encoding coiled-coil domain-containing protein 25 isoform X2; this translates as MHLKWCFISQVPVSVVDPPYTIYMGKDKYENEDLIKYGWLEDIWFHVDKLSSAHVYLRLPKGQTINDIPPEVLIDCAQLVKNNSIQGCKMNNISVVYTPWANLKKTGDMDIGQIGFHRQKEVKTMAVEKKINEIVNRLEKTKAEHYPDLAAEKESRDTEERNEKKAQLQEQKRREKEEQKRKKEMEELRNYSSLMKTENMKSNQDGYDSDDFM